In the genome of Deltaproteobacteria bacterium, the window TTCTTCTCTTTTTCAATTTGTAAACTTGAGATACATACATCCTTTTGCTATGTTTAAGTGATGCTAATAGATAACCTTTTTTCTTTTTCTCTTGAATCAACGCTTTTTCCTGCCCATTTATATGAGATATTGCTTTTTTCTTCCTAAAAACAAGTATTCTTAACCAGTTCTCATCTTTTTGCAGTCTTTCCAGTTTACCTGTATATTTCAAGATGCTTTCTTTAAAAACATCGGCAGTTTTCCCTAACATACACATTGTCCAGGAGGGAGATATATCTCTGCAAGAAGGAACATACTGCTCTTTCCTGAAAGATGTGACGAGAAAAGTCTTAAAATGAGCGTTTAAAAGCTCCCGGTTGTCTCCTATCTCTCTTTTTAAATATCCTATATTACCTTGTAACAGCGCAATGTGCTTTTCAATTTTTCTTACTTCTGTTTTCCCCTGCCTGATCTTTCCGTGAAGTTTTCCTATTCGCTTGTCAATAGATATAATTTCTTTCTTTGTCTTAAAATATTTCTCTCTAATTATACTAAGTTTCTTTGTTTTCTTCTTTATTTTCCCCTTCACTTCTTTTAATTCTGTATGAATATGCGTGGTTTTATCTGCACAAAACACATTTGTAGAAAAGAAAAATAGCAAGAGAATCAGAAAACTAAAGCTTTTCATTCCTTACAGCGAAAAGCGTACATAAAAACAAAACGAATACATTAAACAAAACTGCTATCAAAGAAAATCCACAGGCGGATAGAAAATCAGAGTTGCCCAAAAACGCTAAATTCTGTATAAAGTCCCTTATAAAAACAACAACCCCAAGGGATATAATTGTAGCCAGGATTATCCCTGCAAAGCTTACAAGAAACAATCCACTCATTAAAAGTAGTTTTACTTTCTCTAAACTACATCCTAAAAGTTTTAATGTTAATACATCTTCTCTTAAATCGAGATAAAACAGCCTGCCCGTTAATAAAAAAATGGCGATTTCTATTATAATAAAACCACATAAAAACAGAAGAGAAAAGGATAGAAAATGCTTGTAAGAATGCTCGTAGGACATAATAAGTCGCGACGGGAGGAGAACATCCTCCACACTTGAATATTGAAGCAGCTCATTCTTTATACTGTTCATCTCTTTTTCTTTTAAGAAACGAGGTTTTACAAAAATATCTGCAGAGTACGGGAGGGGATTGGAAAAATGCCTGGGTAATTTCACTCCCATATTCTTTTCCACCATATTCAAAGCCTGTTTTGAAGAAATGAGATGTAATGATTTTATCCATTCTTTACTTTTTACACGCATACAAACATCATCTACCTTCTTAGATGGGGTATTTTCATGAAACACGATATACATATGAGCACGAGATTTAACTACATTAAACCGACAATTGATAAGCAAAAAAACCAAAACAAGCAAAACAAGCACCAAGGTAAGGAGAAAGGATGTAAAAAAACATGTTCCGCTTAGTGTTTTATTTTTACCGAGGATCTTGATTATATATCCCATATAATTTACCACCATTCAACACAAAGCTCTTTCCTTCCAATGAAGAAAGCTCTTTGCTAGAAAATAGAAGAATGCCCTTATCCTTACAAAAGTCCCCTTTTATTATATCTATCACCTTTTCAACAGAAGAAGGGGAAAGACACCTAAATGGCTCATCAGCTAAAATAATGGGGGCATCAAGAGAAAAGATCATAGCCAAAGAAAGCCTTGCTTTTTCTCCGGGAGAAAGAAATATAACCTTTTTTTTAAAGACATCTCTCAAATCTAATTGAGACAAAAACCGCTCTATCAAAGGCATAAATGCCGTCTTTTTTCTACCCCTCATCTTATTGATAAATAGAAGATTATCTAAGACATTCATATACTCAAACAAGCGAAAATTCTCAAAAAAAACGCTCATATATTGTCTCAGCAATAAGATATGCTCATACTTTTTCAACTCGGATGTATCCGCCCCCATTATGTTCACCCTACCTCTTTCAGGGTAAATACTACATAAAATAATCTTAAGTAATGTGCTTTTTCCAGAACCTTCATCTCCTATAATCTTTATTACATCGCCTTTTTTTAAGTATAAATTTACACCTTGCAGGACCCAGTTGACCCTATCGTATGTTTTATATATGTCTTTCAAAAGAACTAATTCTTCTTCAACCATTCTCTCACTGTATTGCTAATACCGACTGCATTAAACCCAAATTTACACAGAAGGTCATCACAACTACCCGATTCACCAAAAACATCGGGCATTCCTATACGCTTTAGTTTAACAGGATAATGTTCGCTCAAAAATTCTGCCACCGCACTACCCAAACCCCCAAAGATTGTATGTTCCTCTATGGTTACCATTTTTTTCGTTGATTTAGCAAAATCATAAAGCATCTCTTCATCAATAGGTTTCACCGTAGCCATATCTATTACAGATGCATCTATTCCCTCTTCCTCCAGCAATTTGGCCGCTTCCAATGCATACCATACCAGAAATCCACAAGCAACCAATGTTACATCCCGTCCTGTCTTAAGCACCTTCCCTCTACCAAAAACAAAATCGCCTTTCGTAAAAACAGGAGATTTAGCCCGAGATGTTCTAATATAAACCGGTCCATCATTTTTAATGGTAGATAAAACAGCAGTGTAGGTCTCATTATAATCCGCCGGAACAACAAGCTTCATATTGGGAAGAGTTCTCATTAAAGAAATATCCAATACTGCCTGATGACTACCTCCATCCTCACCCAGATTTATCCCTCCATGAGAACCGCACAAAACCACAGGCAATCTTTGGTATGTAATAGATTGCCTCACTGATTCAAATGCCCTTCCCGTAACAAATACGGCAAAAGAGGAAGCATAGGGTCTCTTGCCACATAAAGCCAATCCCGCTGATGTATCTACCATATTTGCCTCTGCAATACCCATATCAAAAAATCTCTCCGGAAAAGCTTCTTTAAACTTAGCGCTCTTTGTTGAACCTGCTAAATCTGCATCCAACGCCACTACATCTTTATCTTTTCTCCCCAATTCAAGCAATGCATCTCCATAAGCATCCCTAGTCGCCTTCATCTATTTCCTCCAATGCCTTTTTCAATTCTTCATCTGTTGGAGCTACACCATGATACTCCACTTTATCTTCCATAAATGAAACCCCTTTACCTTTTATAGTATGGGCAATAATTACAGTGGGTGATCCCTTATTGTTTTTCGCCTCTTCAAATGCACTTATCAATTCAGAAAATTTGTGCCCATCAACAGATTTTGTATAAAGGCCAAAGGCCTTAAATTTCTCCTCCAGAGGATAGATGTTCATCACATCCCTGCATCTTCCATCTATCTGTAAAGTATTGTTATCTATAACTACACATAGATTATCCAATTTATAATGGGAAGCGGACATAAAAGCCTCCCAAACCAGCCCTTCATCCATCTCTCCGTCACCCATCAAACAATAAACACGAAATGGATTTTTGTCCAATTTCCCGGCTAAAGCCATTCCACAAGCCTGGGGTAAACCATGAGCCAACGAACCGGTAGAAGCTTCTACCCCCGGCAAATATTTAGAATCTGGATGTCCTTGTAAGGGACTACCCAATTTTCTCAATGTCCACAACATATCACGGGCGAAAACACCGGCCTTACTCAATACAGCGTACAAAGCAGGCGCAGCATGTCCTTTAGATAAAACAAACCTATCCCTGTTTTCATCAGATGGTTTTTTCGCGTCATAACTCATAACCTTGAAATAAAGACTAACCAATATCTCCACACAAGACAATGAACCTCCCACATGCCCCGATCCTGCTATATTGAGCATCAAAAGAATGTCCTTTCTGATCTCCTTAGCTATCTTTTCCAAGTCTTCCATCTTTTCTCCTATAAATAAATTCTAACATATTTTGAATGGTAAAATCTTGTGGATAAACTACTTTTCCCCAATCCTTTAAAACCTTTGCCGTCACCGGCCCTATCGCTACAAACAAGCCTACATTTTTACTCCAATCTTTCCACATATCACCAAACAACTCAATTGTATGCTGAACCGTAGAAGGACTGGTAAACATAGCATAATCGATATAACTTACATTCTTTGCCCTCTTAACAAAAGCATAGCATAAAGGGGGAATAATGTTTCTATACAGAGAAAGTACCTTTATTTCCGCCCCCCTCTTCTTCAATTCCCGTTCTAAAACACCTCTCGTTTTCTCTGCCTGGGCAAGAAGTACCCTTCTGCCCCTTATATCCGACTCGGCTAAAGCCTCAACCAATTTTTCGCCTTTAAAGGTTTTAGGAACAACGGCCGCTCGTACTCCAAAATTATTTAAGACTTCCTCTGTTTTTTTGCCCACACAAGCAATTTTTATAGCATCCAATTTTTTTATATCATCATTTAAAAATCTGAAAAAATAATTCACTCCCACTTTACTGGTAAAGATAATCCAGTCTACATCAGGAATTTTAACCTCTTTAACAAGAGGTTTAAACGATATAGAGGGAAAGGGGTAAACGCAATTTCCATCATGCTCCAGCTCAACCGTAACATTTATCAAATCATATTTTGACATAGAGAGAAAGACATGCTTCTTATCCAATGTATTTTCTTCTTTGTTTGTTTTGCTGTTCATAAGGATCAATCCTTCTTTCTTTTCCGCCTCAGAGGCATCCTTAAAAAACACAACCTCTGTCTCCTCCCTGCAAAAGAGAAGCATGTTAGGCGAAAGGCCATCCTGAATGAAAATGCGTTTTGCAATTTCTAAAGACTTCCTTAGTTTTTCTGGAACAAGATATAAAGGCAAAGAATTTAGCACAAAAACTTCTCTATCCATCTTTTATCAATTTATTCATCTTCTTTGCACACCTTTCCGGAAGCTCCTTCATACAAGAACTTTCTTCTACAAAGTTAAACATCTTCCATTCTTTGTCTTCTTTTACAGCATACATCACAGATAAAGTCGCCCCGTCTCCTTTTGATGCAACATAAGCACCTATAGGATCATTGCATCCTGCTCCCATTAGGCGTATAAACTCTCTTTCCGCACTGATACATTCAAATGTCTCCTTATCGTTTATAGAATACACAATACCCTTTACATTCGAGGTATCCATTGTTTCTATTCCTATTATCCCTTGTCCGCAAGCGGGGACAATAGGCAATGTCTCCATGTTTATATTCAAGTTAAGCCTCTTCATGGCTGCTTTTGCCAAAACAAGTGCTTCATATTCACCTTTAAATAGTTTTTTTATTCTCGTATCCACATTTCCTCTCAAGGCCTTAAAACAAAGATCTTTTCTTAAGGCTTTCAACTGAACTATCCTTCTTAGAGAAGATGTACCAATCACTGCTCCTCTTTTTAAATCTTTAAAATATCCATCTCTACACAAAATAACATCGGATGGCTCTCCTCTTTTTAAAGTAGCGGCAATAGTAAGATGAGGGAAAAGAATCGCAGGAACATCCTTCATACTATGCACAGCTATATCAATCTCCCCATTTAAAAGTTTTTCTTCCAATATTTTCACAAACAAACCTTTCCCTCCATACAAGGATAAAGACTTATCTAAAAACCTGTCTCCTTCTGTCTTTATAACCTTTATTTGTACTGAAAGATTTGGAAAGTTACCAAGAATTGCTTTTTTTACTGCATTTGCTTGCCAAAGAGCTAATTTGCTACCCCTTGTTCCCAAAGTAATTGTCATTTTTTAGCATCGGCAGTTTCAGCAAAGAAACAGTGCGGACTGGCACTGGTGATTTCTAAAGCAAAAATCTTTTTTATTGCCTCTATGTAAAGATCACCTTCAGGATGATTGAGAAAATCTTTTATGTTCTGCGTGGGCTCATGTAAAAGCTTATTGAGCACAGACTTAGTCATAGCCCCTATCAACATCTTATCCTTGTCTTCTATTCTATTTCCTAATTTTTTATACAACTTTTCCAATTCCTGATTTTTCAAAACATCGATCTTTTCCCTCAATTTTGCCACTACCAATTCAAAGTCTAATGACTCTGTATAGCTAATATAACTCTCTACTTCTTGCTCGATAAGTTTTTCTGCTTTCTGGGCATCAGCTTCTCTAAATTTAATTGCCTCATTCACTATATCCTTCAGCTCATCTATGTTATATACAAAAACCCCAGGAATATCGGCTACACCATCTTCAACATCTCTCGGCACAGCTATATCCATGATAAGCAGATTTTTTACCTTCTTTTCCACATCTTTTCTAAATATAACGGGTAGTGGAGAAGCAGTAGATGTTATTACCATATCCACATCATTTATAAATCTTCCTATTTCATTCAGTGAAATAGCTCTTGCTCCACAGCTAAAAGCTAATTCTCCTGCTTTTTTTGGTGTCCTATCAACAATGTATGCCACATTCGCCTGCCCCGCAAGAAGATATTTTAAGGATAGCTGAGCCATTTCTCCCACGCCAACTATCATCGCTTTCTTTCCCTCAATACTACCACCAAAAAATTCCCTAATCTTAATTACCGCCGCATAACTTATAGAAACAGGTTTTTCGCCTAACCGGGTTTCCCTTCTCACCCTTCTAGCCACACCAAAAGCCCTTCTCATCAGTCTGTTTAAGGAAACCCCAGATGTAGAAAACTCCACCGAACACCTATATGCTTCCTTCATCTGCCCTAAAATCTGCGGTTCTCCTACAATCAATGAATCTAAACTAGACGTCACTCTAAACACATGCCTTATCGCTTCTTCATCCAATCTTGTGTAAATAAAGGGTGTTATGTTCTCTTTCGCTATACCCTTAAAATCCTGTATAAAATCCAGAGTATTACTTATACAAAAACAGGGGTCCTTAGTTGCTCCAATTATTTCTACTCTATTACAGGTAGAGAGAATCATTACCTCATCAATACTCTTTTGAGCATACAATTTCCTCAACGGTATATCTATATTCTCGGCATCAAAAGAGAGCTGTTCTCTTAATGAGAAAGGGGATGTCTTATGATTCAGCCCTACAACAAATATTACACGTTTCATACTAATGTTCTCTATTTACCGAATAATCTATCAACGCCTCCAGAACTTCTCTGAATGGTGAAATTTCCATAAAACTTATCGCTTTCTTTGCCCGCTCAGCATAATCTTCTGCTTTTTTTAAACTATACACAATACCACTCCTCTCCTCTACTAATCGCTTTATCTTTAACAGGTTTTCTTTTTTCGCGTCAGATTTTTCCAATTTTCTCACTGCATCCATCAGATCTCCATCATCATTATGTAAGCTGTGTATTAAAGGTAAAGTTGCCTTACCTTCTCTTATATCCTTCATCGTCTCTTTTCCCATCTTTTCCTCGGTTCCCATATAATCTAATACATCATCATAGATCTGAAATGCAATACCTAAATTTTTCCCCATCTCAGAGAATAAATCTATTCTCTCCTTGTCACAACCGGAGAATATTGCTCCTACAACGCTACTTGCTTCAATTAAAATACCTGTCTTCATATATATTATCTCTAAATACTCTTTCTCCGTCAGTTCCGTTTTTCCCGTATTTTCTATCTCTTTTGTTTCTCCCTCAGAAAGAGTATAAGCTGCCTCTGATATTTTTTTGGCAATTTTCTTGTCATAGTCTAAAACCACATTATAAGCCAAAGAATACATATAGTCACCGGCGAGAATAGATGCTTCATTCCCAAACAAGCGGTTAGAAGAGATAACCCCTCTGCGCACATCAGCTTCATCTATCACATCATCGTGCAACAACGATGCAGTATGCACCAGTTCCATAATCGCTCCCAACCTGTATAATGGTGTCATATCCCCCTCATAGTTTGAACATAGAGCAGAATAAACAACCAATAATGGTCTCAACCTTTTCCCTGTTTTAATTGTCTGGTTAAAAACCTGCCGAGTAAGAGAAGATTGGGGGACAAACATCTTATACAACTGTTCATTTATCTTTTTAGTGTGCGTAGATATAATTTTTTTTAACCTATCTTTATCCATATTACTAAACCAAAGACACTCCTACTATTACATCTCCTTCTTCCAATTTCTGCAATCTAACACCTAAGGCTACGCGAGAAAGTTTCTTTACATCTTTTGTATCTATGCGTATAACCCTACCCTTATTCGTTATAATGATTAAATTTTTCCCTTTTACGTCCGGCAACACCTCCACAACATATCCGCCTTTCTCTACATTTGTGCCCTTCACCCCTCTACTACCTCTATGTGTTTTTCTTATCTTATCTATAGATATCTTTTTACCATAACCTTTTTCTGTAACTAAGATAATATTCTCATAACCTCTACAAGCAGAAATCACCTTATCCTCGCCTATTAATCTCATTCCTATGACACCCCGAGCACCTCTTCCCATCTCCCTCACATCACCTACATCAAATCTTCCTAAAAAACCTTTGTGAGTAGAGGCAAGTATATCTCCCTTGTCTATATTAAATACCTTAACTACAAAATCTCCTTTTTTTAATGAGAGTGCTATCTTTCCGCTTTTACCTCCATCTAAAAGAGATACTTTTGTCTTTTTTATAATTCCTTGTTCTGTAATAAATACAAAATATGGCGCTTTTTCTTTCTCTAAAGAAACAACTGCCCTGATTTGTTCGCCCTCTTGTAGGTTTATTATGGTGGACATAGGCTTGCCCTTGCCATAGAAGGTTGCCTCTGGAATAAGATATGCTTTTAAGGTAAATACCCTGCCATAGTTGGTAAAAAAATATAATAAATCAAGATTGTTCGCCGAGACAACAAGATAACCCACATCATCTGCTCTTAATGCCTCTTTTCTTCCCTTTCCCCCTCGAGCTTGAGGAATAAAACTACTTGCAGGAATTCTCTTTACATAGTCTCTCCGAGTACAGGTTATAACAACCTCTTCTGGTTTTACTATATCTTCAAGACTTAAAGCCTTCTCGCTCTCTTTTATCCATGTTCTTCTATCATCTCCGTATCTCTTCTTAATATCCAAAAGCTCATTGGCTATTACTTTATACAGTTCATCTTCCCGAGAGAGAATTTTTTTATAATAAGCAATGTCTTTTAATAAAGAGGCGTGTTCCTCCTGTATTTTTTTTCTCTCCAATGAAACCAAACGAGAGAGCTTCATATCCAATATCGCTTGAACCTGCAATACAGAAAGGGCAAATTTGGCCATCAACCTTTCTTTCGCCTCAGATGTAGTCTTCGATGATTTTATAATCTTCACTACTTCCTCAATGTTGTTGCAGGCAATTTCCAAACCCTCTAAAATATGCGCTCTTTCCTCGGCTTTCTTTAAAAGAAATTTAGTCCTGCGTGTTACGCAAATCTTTCTATGTTCTACAAATATTCCAATTAAGGCCTTAAGCGTAAGAAGTTTAGGTACTCCCTTATCCAATGCCAGCATATGAATGCCGAATGTCGTTTCTAATGATGTAAATTTATAAAGTCTATTCAAGAGCACGGATGTGTTTTCTCCCTTCTTTGGCTCAATCACAATTCTTATACCTTCCTTGCTGGATTCATCTCTCAAATCTAATATTCCTTCAATTCTGTTTTCCTTTATTAGATTTGCAATGGATTGTACCAAAATGGATTTATTCACAGAAAATGGTATCTCGTAAATGACGATGCGTTTTTTCTTCCTTTCTTCCTCTATCTTTACCTTCGCTCGCACCTTTATTTTTCCATTTCCCGTACTATACGCATCTCTGATACCATCCTTGCCTACAATGATGCCGCCGGTGGGAAAATCCGGTCCTTTAACAAATTCCATTAATTCACGGTCCTGTAGTTCACCCTTTCTTTCTATGTAAAAGATTGTGGCATCTATAACCTCTCTCAAATTATGAGGAGGCATATTACATGAATAACCTACAGCAATACCTGAACTACCATTAATCAAAAGATTCGGCAAGGATGATGGAAGTATCACCGGTTCCTTTAATGTATCGTCATAGTTGGGACGAAAATCCACCGTATTCTTATCTAAATCTCTTAACATCTCTTCAGTAATATTCAATAGGCGTGCTTCTGTATAACGCATAGCTGCCGGTGGATCACCGTCTATAGAACCAAAATTCCCCTGACCATCTATCAAAGGATACCTTAAAGAGAAATTTTGAGCCATACGCACCAAAGCTTCATATACCGCAGTATCTCCATGAGGATGATATTTTCCTATCACATCACCTACAATACGAGCGCACTTTCTATGTGGCTTACTATGTGTAAAACCGAGTTCATGGCAAGCATATAAAATTCGCCTATGCACAGGTTTTAAACCATCACGAGCATCCGGGATTGCTCTGCCTACGATAACACTCATTGCATAGTCCATATAGGATTCTTGTAGGTTTTCTTTTATATCTATTAATTGTTCCATCTTAAATATCCAAATACCTTACTTTATGAGCATTTTCTTTTATAAATTCCCGACGTGGTTCCACCTTTTCCCCCATAAGAAGTGTAAACATTCCCTCCGTTTCTGCTACATCACCTATTTTCATCTGCAAGAGCTCTCTTTTTTCAGGATCCATTGTGGTTTGCCATAATTGATCAGGATTCATCTCTCCTAAACCCTTATATCTCTGAATCTCTATTCCTTCCTTCCCTTTCTTTTCTACAAAATCTAAAATCCCCTCTATTGTACTAAACTCGACCTCGTTGTCTGCGATCTTACACAAAAAAGGCGGCATTCCTGTATCTTTATAAGGGGAATATCTCCTTAATATACGAAATTCCGGAGAAGTAAAGAAATCATCTTCTATATATACTTTCTTAATACCATTTTTACCTTCATAAATAAACTCTTTCCCTATATCACTTGTTTTTATCTTTACAAACCTACACTCCCACACCCTTTCAAGATAATCGGACAGATAGCCTATAATCTTTTTTTCATCATTTAAATAAGATTCATCTATCATTGCCAAACATCTTACTATTTTGTCATCTCCAAATCTCAATTTTAATCTCTTAACCATATCCCTATATACAAACAGTTTGTCCGTAAATTTCCTTAATACTTTTCCATTTATTATGCCATCTTTGGTTATGATTTGTATATCTTTTAGTCCTTTATTAATTAAAAATGACCTCATGTCCCGCTCAGTGTGGATATAAAGCTCTTTTCTGCCTGCTTTTATTTTATATAGTGGAGGTTGGGCAATATAAATATGTCCCGCTTCAATTAATGGTCTTAAATATCTGAAAAATAAAGTGAGAATAAGTGTTTGTATGTGTGAACCATCAACATCTGCATCTGTCATAATAATTATCTTTTTATATTTGAGTTTTTGTATGTTAAGTGTTTCTCCTATCCCTACTCCTAAAGCAATAATTATATTCCTTATTTCTTCCGAAGAAAGCATTTTATCTACTCGCGCTCTCTCCACATTTAATATTTTACCTTTTAAAGGAAGGATAGCTTGATATCTCCTGTCCCGGGCTTGTTTTGCTGAACCACCAGCAGAATCCCCCTCTACCAAAAAGAGTTCTCTTCGGGCTGGATCTTTCTCCTGACAATCAGCAAGTTTACCAGGTAAGGTCCTTCCCTCTAAGTCTGTTTTTTTCCTCACTAATTCCCTTGCTTTTCTTACTGCCTCCCTAGCCCTATAGGCTTGCAATGCCCTTTCTATAATAATTTTACCTATGTCGGGAAATTCCTCGAAGTATTCTTTTAACTTATCATAGACCAGGCTCTGCACAATACCTTTTACCTCTAAATTTACCAGTTTTGTCTTTGTCTGCCCTTCAAATTGTGGATTGGCTACCTTTAAAGAAAGGATTCCCATTAATCCCTCCCTTACATCATCACCAGTCAAGGTTAGCCCCTTAAGTATTTCTGTATTAACACCAAAATTATTAATTGATCTAGTTAAAGCATTTTTAAATCCGGAAAAGTGTGTACCCCCTTCCTGGGTATTTATAGAATTTACAAAAGAGTAAATAATAGAATTATAAGATGTAGTGTATATAAGTGCCAATTCTATCTTTATGTCATTTTCTTCTACTTGAAAATAGATAGGTTTTTTAAAAAGTAGTGTTTTATTTTTACAAATAAATTCCACAAATGAAACTATACCTTCCTTATAGTAAAATTCATTCTCATCCTGCGTTCTCTCATTGATTAGTTTTATCCTAATTTTTTTATTTAAAAAAGCCAATTCTCTTAATTTACCCGATAAAAATTCGTAATTAAATTGGATATCACCGAATATTTCTTTATCCGGAAGAAATGTAATACTTGTTCCCCTCTTACTTGTATGGCCTATTTTTTTCAGGTCCGTTATAGCCTTCCCTTTACTGAATTCCTGAAGGTATACAAAATTATTTCTATATACTTTAAGAACGAGACTCTCAGAAAGTGCATTTACAACAGATATACCAACACCATGAAGTCCACCTGATATTTGATAACTCTTTTTATCGAATTTCCCGCCGGAGTGTAATGTTGTTAAAACGAGTGTGGCAGCCGGTATTTTCTCTTGAGGATGAATATCTACAGGTATACCACGACCGTTATCCGTTATTGTTATGCTATTATCAGAATGTATAGTAATTATAATTTCATTACAAAAACCCTCCATTGCCTCATCAATAGAATTATCTACTACTTCATAAACAAGATGGTGCAATCCCTCTATTCCTATCCCTCCTATATACATAGATGGCCTTTTTCTTACCGCTTCCAATCCTTTTAGAATTTTTATGTTTAATGCACCGTATTTCATTTCTTCCACCTTAAGATTAATCATTTATTGGAACCACCATGTATTTATAATAATATGGTTCATCTATAGTAGAAAATAGGATGGGAGAATTTTTATTATTAAATGTTATAGTTATGTATTCACTTTGTATTAATTTAAGGAAATCTATTACATATTTTCCGTTAATTGTAAATTGGATGGTATCGCTAATTTTTACTTCATTTAAGATGTAATCTATTATTTCGCCTTCCTCGTTATTGGAGGTAATTTTGAGTTGACCCTCTTTATTAGAAGAAATATCAATAAAACCCTTTGGATTTATTATAAGTACTGAGTTAATAGCATCCCTTAATTCTTTGGTTTTTACAATAATATCCTTTTTTATCTCTGGTATAATAGCTTTATAATCTGGAAATACAGCTTGTATTAGTCTTATTTGTATTTCATTATTATTATGGTTAAAATATATATTTTTATCACTTATACTTATTGTAGTTTTTCCATTTTCTAATAAATGTTGTAGTAGGATTGCTCCATCAATATCTATTAGAAATTGTGCTTCATTTAACTTTTCTTCATTATCTAGTTCTGTTTTTTTTGTTTCTTCTAACCTATAACCATTTGTAGCAACAGTTGTAATATCGTTCTCTGTTGATTTAAAAAATATACCATTATACTCCTGATTTATGCTGTTTTTACCTGAGGAAAAAGCAGTAAAATAGATGAGTTTTTTAATTGTTTCGCTTTTAATTGTTCCTACACTCTCTTTTTCTTCTTTTGTAGGTTTTGGGTATAGAGTTTCATCTTCTCTTTTTAATTGAGCTTTAAAATGAGAACTTAGAATATTTATTGTTTTATCTGTTATATTTAGCTTGGTGTGGTCTTCTGTAATTTGTTTTACTGTGTTGTATAGTTTTTCTGTATTTATACATAATATTAGCTGTTGAGTGTCTGTTTCTGAGACTTTTATTACCGTTTTGAATTTTGTAATGAGATTGGTTGAACTCAAAAATACTTCGTCTCCATTCACTTCCATAAGGGTGGAACTAAAAATTGAGTTTTTATCTTTAGATGCAGTTAATAATAAATTGTATAATGTTTTTTTTAGTTCTTTT includes:
- the hemC gene encoding hydroxymethylbilane synthase, translated to MTITLGTRGSKLALWQANAVKKAILGNFPNLSVQIKVIKTEGDRFLDKSLSLYGGKGLFVKILEEKLLNGEIDIAVHSMKDVPAILFPHLTIAATLKRGEPSDVILCRDGYFKDLKRGAVIGTSSLRRIVQLKALRKDLCFKALRGNVDTRIKKLFKGEYEALVLAKAAMKRLNLNINMETLPIVPACGQGIIGIETMDTSNVKGIVYSINDKETFECISAEREFIRLMGAGCNDPIGAYVASKGDGATLSVMYAVKEDKEWKMFNFVEESSCMKELPERCAKKMNKLIKDG
- a CDS encoding glutamyl-tRNA reductase, producing the protein MKRVIFVVGLNHKTSPFSLREQLSFDAENIDIPLRKLYAQKSIDEVMILSTCNRVEIIGATKDPCFCISNTLDFIQDFKGIAKENITPFIYTRLDEEAIRHVFRVTSSLDSLIVGEPQILGQMKEAYRCSVEFSTSGVSLNRLMRRAFGVARRVRRETRLGEKPVSISYAAVIKIREFFGGSIEGKKAMIVGVGEMAQLSLKYLLAGQANVAYIVDRTPKKAGELAFSCGARAISLNEIGRFINDVDMVITSTASPLPVIFRKDVEKKVKNLLIMDIAVPRDVEDGVADIPGVFVYNIDELKDIVNEAIKFREADAQKAEKLIEQEVESYISYTESLDFELVVAKLREKIDVLKNQELEKLYKKLGNRIEDKDKMLIGAMTKSVLNKLLHEPTQNIKDFLNHPEGDLYIEAIKKIFALEITSASPHCFFAETADAKK
- a CDS encoding polyprenyl synthetase family protein; this translates as MDKDRLKKIISTHTKKINEQLYKMFVPQSSLTRQVFNQTIKTGKRLRPLLVVYSALCSNYEGDMTPLYRLGAIMELVHTASLLHDDVIDEADVRRGVISSNRLFGNEASILAGDYMYSLAYNVVLDYDKKIAKKISEAAYTLSEGETKEIENTGKTELTEKEYLEIIYMKTGILIEASSVVGAIFSGCDKERIDLFSEMGKNLGIAFQIYDDVLDYMGTEEKMGKETMKDIREGKATLPLIHSLHNDDGDLMDAVRKLEKSDAKKENLLKIKRLVEERSGIVYSLKKAEDYAERAKKAISFMEISPFREVLEALIDYSVNREH
- the gyrA gene encoding DNA gyrase subunit A, coding for MEQLIDIKENLQESYMDYAMSVIVGRAIPDARDGLKPVHRRILYACHELGFTHSKPHRKCARIVGDVIGKYHPHGDTAVYEALVRMAQNFSLRYPLIDGQGNFGSIDGDPPAAMRYTEARLLNITEEMLRDLDKNTVDFRPNYDDTLKEPVILPSSLPNLLINGSSGIAVGYSCNMPPHNLREVIDATIFYIERKGELQDRELMEFVKGPDFPTGGIIVGKDGIRDAYSTGNGKIKVRAKVKIEEERKKKRIVIYEIPFSVNKSILVQSIANLIKENRIEGILDLRDESSKEGIRIVIEPKKGENTSVLLNRLYKFTSLETTFGIHMLALDKGVPKLLTLKALIGIFVEHRKICVTRRTKFLLKKAEERAHILEGLEIACNNIEEVVKIIKSSKTTSEAKERLMAKFALSVLQVQAILDMKLSRLVSLERKKIQEEHASLLKDIAYYKKILSREDELYKVIANELLDIKKRYGDDRRTWIKESEKALSLEDIVKPEEVVITCTRRDYVKRIPASSFIPQARGGKGRKEALRADDVGYLVVSANNLDLLYFFTNYGRVFTLKAYLIPEATFYGKGKPMSTIINLQEGEQIRAVVSLEKEKAPYFVFITEQGIIKKTKVSLLDGGKSGKIALSLKKGDFVVKVFNIDKGDILASTHKGFLGRFDVGDVREMGRGARGVIGMRLIGEDKVISACRGYENIILVTEKGYGKKISIDKIRKTHRGSRGVKGTNVEKGGYVVEVLPDVKGKNLIIITNKGRVIRIDTKDVKKLSRVALGVRLQKLEEGDVIVGVSLV